A stretch of Sulfurimonas autotrophica DSM 16294 DNA encodes these proteins:
- a CDS encoding Hpt domain-containing protein — MLIYNFQKEFLGIDEKDLHTLGYKDLAELRTEVTDFADLFVKTPGYIHNFQHVHWIDFITCAESNEESKVIINANSKSYRAIITITNAYLVDNPSQKAYLVHLNNLRALTIQEYDNISGDIIQKPIPEVAPKTVQTITPKKEENIVIQDEYDIPLSVEEDLDQMLDIGDLSMETQVPEKPVEKVKEPVLETEPQLHVTPQKEYVAPKQALEEQPKSTYVFDPHIASKELGLPLDLIEEFIQDFIDQANDFKNGLYTALDEGDINNVKILSHKLKGVAANLRIEDAYEVLSIVNAASDADVIKTNLDNFYNIIARLSGEETAIPIKDEEVPQKIEIPELSDDEFIAPDDEKLEIMPEEPEELLEFKEEEIAEETPLEIQEKEAEPTLEFKEEPEIEAKLEIEAEPEPALEIETQSEEKYSKEKIANEIGLDLESFNELFEDFVKEAHTIFTKINEAVSTNDYETSKRQALKLKGMSDNMRMHAFTNELETLIHSTDKDAIAQAVTQIDNVLTTISKEED, encoded by the coding sequence ATGCTGATTTATAATTTTCAAAAAGAATTTTTAGGTATTGATGAAAAAGATTTACATACCTTAGGTTATAAAGATTTGGCCGAGCTGCGGACAGAAGTTACTGATTTTGCCGACTTATTTGTTAAAACACCGGGTTACATACATAATTTTCAACATGTACATTGGATTGATTTTATTACATGTGCAGAATCCAATGAAGAGTCTAAAGTCATTATTAATGCAAATTCAAAAAGCTACAGAGCTATTATTACCATTACAAATGCTTACCTTGTGGATAATCCTAGTCAAAAAGCCTATTTGGTTCATCTTAACAATTTACGAGCATTAACGATCCAAGAGTATGATAATATTTCAGGTGATATTATACAAAAACCAATTCCTGAAGTAGCTCCTAAAACAGTACAAACTATTACACCGAAAAAAGAAGAAAATATAGTTATACAAGATGAGTATGACATTCCATTGAGCGTAGAAGAAGACCTTGATCAAATGCTTGATATCGGTGACTTAAGCATGGAAACACAAGTACCAGAAAAACCTGTAGAAAAAGTAAAAGAACCGGTCCTGGAGACAGAACCTCAATTACATGTAACACCCCAAAAAGAATACGTTGCTCCAAAACAAGCACTTGAGGAACAACCAAAGAGTACATATGTCTTTGATCCGCACATCGCATCCAAAGAACTTGGTTTACCACTTGATTTAATCGAAGAGTTTATACAAGATTTTATTGACCAGGCAAATGATTTTAAAAATGGGCTTTATACAGCACTTGATGAGGGAGATATAAACAATGTTAAAATCCTCTCACACAAATTAAAAGGAGTGGCTGCAAACCTACGTATAGAAGACGCTTATGAAGTACTCTCAATTGTCAATGCCGCTTCCGATGCAGATGTTATAAAAACAAATTTGGATAACTTTTACAATATCATAGCAAGACTCTCAGGCGAAGAGACAGCCATACCAATTAAAGATGAAGAAGTACCTCAAAAGATTGAAATACCTGAACTTTCAGATGATGAATTCATAGCTCCCGATGATGAAAAGCTTGAAATTATGCCAGAAGAGCCGGAAGAACTTTTGGAATTCAAAGAAGAAGAAATAGCAGAAGAAACTCCACTGGAGATTCAAGAAAAAGAAGCTGAGCCTACTTTAGAATTTAAAGAAGAACCGGAGATTGAAGCTAAACTGGAGATCGAAGCTGAACCGGAGCCAGCACTGGAAATTGAAACTCAAAGTGAAGAAAAATATTCTAAAGAAAAAATTGCCAATGAAATAGGCTTGGATTTAGAAAGTTTTAATGAACTCTTTGAAGACTTTGTTAAAGAAGCACATACTATATTTACAAAAATCAATGAGGCTGTTTCTACCAATGATTATGAAACATCAAAGCGACAGGCTTTAAAACTAAAAGGTATGAGTGACAACATGAGAATGCATGCCTTTACCAATGAGCTTGAAACACTTATACATTCTACAGACAAAGATGCTATTGCGCAAGCTGTCACACAGATAGACAATGTACTTACAACAATTTCAAAAGAAGAGGATTAA
- the guaA gene encoding glutamine-hydrolyzing GMP synthase has product MTNVSIIVLDFGSQYTQLIARRLREDKIYCEILPYHTKVEDIQAKNPKGIILSGGPSSVYNEDAYEVDKDVYKMGIPVLGICYGMQRIAVDFGGSVIRSDHHEYGKAELDIVGYPDNISALFKDCDNHRIVWMSHSDRVETLPDGFKVIATSENSPYAAIANDEKRVYALQFHPEVQHSEEGYLMLRNFAKNICGVTEKWKMEHFLKQQIESIRERVGDAKVLCGLSGGVDSSVVAAMLYEAIGDQLIPVFVDNGLLRKGEREQVEEVFKINLKAPLITVDAVDNFLGKLAGVSDPEQKRKIIGHTFIEEFEKEAKKHDGIKFLAQGTLYPDVIESISVNGPSEVIKSHHNVGGLPDWMDFELIEPLRELFKDEVRKIGFELGLPEGMINRHPFPGPGLAIRIMGDVNVPDLDLLREADVILLDELKASGYYAKTWQAFAVLLNVKSVGVMGDNRTYDNTVCVRVVEAVDGMTATFAHLPHDLLERISRRIINEVDGINRVVYDISSKPPATIEWE; this is encoded by the coding sequence ATGACAAATGTTAGCATTATAGTTCTAGACTTTGGCTCTCAATACACACAGCTTATAGCGCGTCGTCTTCGTGAAGATAAAATATACTGTGAAATTCTTCCTTATCATACAAAAGTAGAAGATATTCAGGCAAAAAACCCTAAAGGTATTATACTCAGCGGCGGACCGTCTTCTGTATATAATGAAGATGCGTATGAAGTTGACAAAGACGTATACAAAATGGGAATTCCTGTTCTTGGAATTTGTTATGGAATGCAGAGAATTGCAGTAGATTTTGGCGGTTCTGTTATACGTTCTGACCATCACGAATATGGAAAAGCAGAACTTGATATTGTCGGTTACCCTGATAATATTTCAGCATTGTTTAAAGATTGTGATAATCACAGAATAGTTTGGATGAGTCACTCAGACAGAGTCGAAACACTGCCTGATGGTTTTAAGGTTATTGCAACATCTGAAAATTCTCCTTATGCAGCCATAGCAAATGATGAAAAACGTGTATATGCACTACAATTTCACCCAGAAGTACAACACTCAGAAGAGGGCTACTTGATGCTTCGTAACTTTGCAAAGAATATTTGCGGCGTGACTGAAAAATGGAAAATGGAGCATTTCTTAAAGCAGCAAATTGAATCAATTCGTGAGCGTGTAGGTGACGCAAAAGTTCTCTGTGGTTTAAGCGGAGGGGTTGACAGTTCTGTTGTTGCAGCAATGCTGTATGAAGCAATCGGCGATCAGCTTATTCCTGTATTTGTAGACAATGGACTTCTTCGTAAAGGTGAGCGTGAACAGGTTGAAGAAGTATTCAAAATTAATCTTAAAGCACCGCTTATTACTGTTGATGCGGTAGACAACTTTTTAGGTAAACTTGCAGGTGTAAGTGATCCTGAACAAAAACGCAAGATTATCGGGCACACTTTTATTGAAGAGTTTGAAAAAGAAGCAAAAAAACATGATGGAATTAAATTTCTTGCACAAGGAACACTCTATCCTGATGTTATTGAGTCTATATCTGTAAATGGACCATCAGAAGTGATTAAGTCTCATCATAATGTCGGTGGGCTCCCTGATTGGATGGATTTTGAGCTTATTGAACCTCTACGTGAACTCTTTAAAGACGAAGTACGTAAAATAGGATTTGAACTTGGTCTGCCGGAAGGAATGATTAATCGTCATCCATTCCCTGGACCAGGTCTTGCAATCAGAATTATGGGTGATGTGAATGTTCCTGATTTAGATTTACTTCGTGAGGCAGATGTTATTTTACTTGATGAGTTAAAAGCAAGTGGATATTACGCAAAAACATGGCAGGCATTTGCAGTACTTTTAAATGTAAAATCAGTAGGTGTTATGGGTGATAACCGTACGTATGATAACACTGTATGTGTAAGAGTTGTAGAAGCAGTTGATGGTATGACGGCAACATTTGCACATTTGCCGCATGATCTTTTAGAGCGAATTTCAAGAAGAATCATCAATGAAGTCGACGGAATAAACCGCGTAGTTTATGATATATCATCTAAACCACCAGCTACCATAGAATGGGAATAA
- the nhaD gene encoding sodium:proton antiporter NhaD, whose product MEHEAINLATTWVGWASLAVFVIAYYFIATEEKYEINKSKPALFAGTFMFMLIGIYYAINGLNPEAVHDELEHLILEISEIFFFLLVAMTFIETLLERGVFDLMKYKLVSKGYTYKKLFWLTGFLAFFISPVADNLTTALILSTVLFTIDKKNLAFLVPGAINIVVAANAGGAWSPFGDITTLMSWTAGKGEFVDFLFLFPASVVGWVVTAFLLSLSVPAGEPPFDGATEKKPIVLDGGMAVVYLGILTIVIAVLGHTFFHFPAMWGMMFGLAILKLYSFQLKRSGKNSFNIYVNMEKVENDTLLFFFGILSAVGALHFLGFLEYIHHLYDLVGPTASNVGVGFLSAIVDNVPVMSAILKASPQMDIAQWMLVTMTAGIGGSLISFGSAAGVGVMGKLRGIYTFGAHMKHSWTILVGYIISIIIWYVQFEIMGLY is encoded by the coding sequence ATGGAACACGAAGCAATAAATCTTGCGACAACGTGGGTAGGATGGGCCAGCTTAGCTGTCTTTGTTATAGCGTATTATTTTATCGCTACAGAGGAAAAATATGAGATAAACAAATCAAAGCCTGCACTTTTTGCCGGTACATTTATGTTTATGCTTATTGGTATTTATTATGCAATAAACGGCTTAAATCCTGAAGCAGTGCATGATGAATTAGAACATTTGATTCTTGAAATATCAGAAATTTTCTTTTTCTTGCTTGTAGCAATGACATTTATCGAAACACTTTTAGAACGCGGTGTTTTTGATTTAATGAAATATAAACTTGTTTCAAAAGGATATACCTATAAAAAGCTTTTTTGGCTGACCGGTTTTTTAGCATTTTTTATCTCTCCGGTTGCAGACAACCTGACAACAGCATTGATCCTCTCAACGGTACTTTTTACGATTGACAAGAAAAATCTTGCCTTTTTAGTACCGGGTGCTATCAATATCGTCGTAGCTGCAAATGCAGGTGGTGCATGGTCACCGTTTGGTGACATTACTACGTTGATGTCTTGGACAGCGGGCAAGGGTGAATTTGTAGATTTTCTTTTTCTTTTTCCCGCTTCTGTTGTTGGCTGGGTTGTTACGGCATTTTTACTCTCTTTATCTGTCCCAGCAGGCGAACCGCCATTTGACGGAGCAACAGAGAAAAAGCCTATTGTACTTGACGGTGGAATGGCAGTTGTTTATTTAGGTATTCTTACTATTGTAATTGCTGTGCTTGGACATACATTTTTTCATTTCCCTGCAATGTGGGGCATGATGTTCGGTCTGGCAATTTTGAAACTTTATTCATTCCAGCTTAAAAGATCGGGGAAAAACAGCTTTAATATTTATGTCAATATGGAAAAAGTGGAAAACGATACACTTCTTTTCTTCTTTGGTATTCTTTCAGCAGTCGGTGCACTGCACTTCTTGGGTTTCTTGGAATACATCCATCACCTCTATGATTTAGTCGGACCAACCGCATCAAATGTAGGTGTTGGATTTCTCTCAGCAATTGTGGATAATGTACCGGTTATGAGTGCAATTTTAAAAGCATCTCCTCAAATGGACATAGCACAATGGATGCTCGTTACAATGACAGCGGGTATAGGTGGTAGTTTAATCTCTTTTGGTTCTGCTGCAGGTGTCGGTGTTATGGGAAAACTAAGAGGTATTTATACTTTTGGTGCACACATGAAACATTCATGGACAATTTTAGTAGGTTATATTATCTCTATTATAATCTGGTACGTTCAATTTGAAATCATGGGTCTTTATTAA
- a CDS encoding PAS domain-containing protein, whose product MSKIIPIDEEYFFDGNVIISQTDLKGVITYANKLFCSVSGYKAQELIGQPHNILRHPDMPRAVFAKMWETIQGGQAWNGLVKNLRKDGLYYWVDTEILPIRDEDENITGYIAARKAASRKDIQETEETYKKMLETE is encoded by the coding sequence ATGAGCAAAATTATCCCTATAGACGAAGAATATTTTTTTGACGGAAACGTCATAATCTCTCAAACAGATTTAAAAGGTGTTATAACCTACGCAAACAAACTTTTTTGCAGTGTTTCTGGATATAAAGCCCAAGAACTTATAGGACAACCTCACAATATACTCAGACATCCGGATATGCCCCGTGCTGTATTTGCGAAAATGTGGGAAACTATTCAGGGTGGACAAGCATGGAATGGTCTTGTCAAAAACCTGAGAAAAGATGGTCTTTACTACTGGGTAGATACTGAAATTTTGCCGATTAGAGATGAAGATGAAAATATAACGGGATATATTGCCGCTAGAAAAGCAGCATCTCGTAAAGATATTCAAGAGACGGAAGAAACATACAAAAAAATGCTTGAAACAGAGTAA
- the uvrC gene encoding excinuclease ABC subunit UvrC, which produces MTLKEKIQQLPDKPGIYQYFDKNGHLLYVGKAKNLANRVKSYWQFTPELCASSQLSLRIKKMINQTVSMNYIIVNSEHDALILENSLIKQLGPKYNILLRDDKTYPYIYIDNSQDYPRFDITRKIIRSKDITYYGPYSVGARDILSSIYDICKLVQKKACLKSKKLCLYYQIDKCLGPCELPVSKERYAQEVNLATSLIKNKKLLLSKLQEKMEFYAEELRFEEAAQLRDTMERIERSHIKSEIDFATNENYDIFAIESSQTRAVVVKIFMRHGKIISSTHEYINLNEGLDTNELYSRALLGFYKDEKPPIVVPLLIGEDFEDKELIQNYLTNIFEQKAQIIIPQRGKKKDLIALAKLNATELLKRDKETLNTKILQEVQELCQLQKLPNRVEVFDNSHMSGVATVGAMIVYENGKFDKKSYRTYHLDARDEYGQMRETLTKRVESFSKSSPPDLWILDGGATLLKLAVDILQSNGINLDVIAISKEKVDAKAHRAKGKAQDIIYTRDEVFRLKTSDKRLQWIQNLRDEAHRAAITFHKKTKLKLDQESKLLSLHGISPAKIQKLLNHYGTFEALKNVTFDDISSLLNTKDAKTIKNFYK; this is translated from the coding sequence ATGACACTTAAAGAAAAAATCCAGCAACTCCCAGACAAACCGGGCATCTATCAGTATTTTGACAAAAACGGGCATCTTCTCTATGTGGGAAAAGCCAAAAACCTTGCCAACAGAGTCAAAAGCTACTGGCAGTTTACACCTGAGCTTTGTGCAAGTTCGCAGCTCTCCCTGCGTATAAAAAAGATGATAAATCAAACAGTCTCTATGAATTACATCATCGTAAATTCCGAGCATGATGCTTTAATACTTGAAAATTCCCTTATCAAGCAGCTGGGTCCAAAATATAATATTTTGCTCAGAGATGATAAAACCTACCCTTATATATATATTGACAACTCTCAAGATTACCCTCGTTTTGACATCACAAGAAAAATCATCAGAAGTAAAGATATTACCTATTATGGTCCATATTCCGTCGGTGCAAGAGATATTCTTAGCTCTATTTATGACATTTGCAAGCTTGTACAAAAAAAAGCCTGTCTCAAATCAAAAAAACTCTGTTTGTACTATCAAATAGATAAATGTCTCGGTCCCTGCGAACTGCCAGTCAGCAAAGAGCGCTACGCTCAAGAAGTGAATTTGGCAACGAGTCTTATAAAAAATAAAAAACTTCTTCTAAGCAAACTGCAGGAAAAAATGGAGTTTTATGCCGAGGAACTGCGATTTGAAGAGGCAGCCCAGCTACGTGACACGATGGAGAGGATTGAGCGTTCCCACATTAAAAGTGAAATTGATTTTGCTACAAATGAAAATTATGATATTTTTGCCATTGAAAGTTCCCAAACAAGAGCTGTCGTTGTCAAAATATTTATGCGCCACGGAAAAATTATATCTTCAACGCATGAGTATATAAACCTTAATGAGGGGCTTGATACAAATGAACTCTATTCCAGAGCATTACTTGGTTTTTATAAAGACGAAAAACCTCCTATTGTTGTTCCCCTGCTCATTGGAGAGGATTTTGAAGATAAAGAGCTGATACAAAACTATCTTACAAATATATTTGAACAAAAAGCACAAATCATAATCCCTCAAAGAGGAAAAAAGAAAGATTTAATTGCTTTGGCAAAATTAAATGCAACTGAACTCTTAAAAAGAGACAAAGAGACTCTCAACACCAAAATATTACAAGAAGTACAAGAGCTGTGCCAACTGCAAAAACTTCCAAACAGAGTAGAAGTTTTTGACAACTCTCATATGTCCGGTGTTGCTACAGTCGGCGCTATGATAGTATATGAAAATGGAAAATTTGATAAAAAATCTTATAGAACCTATCACCTTGATGCAAGAGACGAGTATGGACAGATGCGTGAAACATTAACGAAAAGGGTAGAAAGTTTTAGCAAAAGTTCACCGCCTGATTTATGGATACTAGACGGGGGAGCAACACTCCTTAAACTTGCAGTCGATATTCTCCAATCCAATGGCATTAACCTCGATGTTATAGCAATATCAAAAGAGAAGGTAGATGCAAAAGCCCACCGTGCCAAAGGAAAAGCACAAGACATTATATACACAAGAGATGAAGTTTTCAGGCTAAAAACAAGTGACAAACGTCTGCAGTGGATTCAAAATTTACGGGATGAAGCGCACCGAGCGGCTATTACTTTTCATAAAAAAACAAAACTAAAATTAGACCAGGAGAGCAAACTTTTAAGTTTACATGGCATATCACCTGCAAAAATACAAAAACTTCTCAATCATTATGGAACTTTTGAAGCACTCAAAAATGTAACATTTGATGATATTAGTTCACTTTTAAATACAAAAGATGCAAAAACTATCAAAAATTTTTATAAATAA
- the nadB gene encoding L-aspartate oxidase: MIEYDVIIIGAGVGGLYASMNIPADKKVLIINKRETFKCNTFYAQGGVALARNKNDIPAHIKDTLAAGDGLCDEKAVDVLSKNSRKAIDDLIRHGFHFDTNEAGELLYTKEAAHSCERILHAGGDATGRYLHHFLLEQNSHAMLSDARVVDLLIEGGECFGVTVLDHRKRRNIYAKNVIIASGGVGSLYEYHTNAPCISADMQGLCVMKGIELDRMEMLQFHPTVFVNSNNAQKMLLTEALRGEGATIEDEAGRRFLFDYDERGELASRDIVSKAIYKYKKKTGMHVYLNCENFEEEYFKHRFPNIYKNLKELGFNVPTQRVPISPAFHYAIGGIRTDLNARVPNVKNLYAVGEVASTRVHGANRLASNSLLEGLVFAKRAADDILKNIDEIKCFKEFTLKDEVMSLKDDKVKKDQLRRIMWENVSIIRTKSGLNDALSTINALLNENIGKLLKFRLLTAKEIVISALNRSESIGVHTIQEEN; the protein is encoded by the coding sequence ATGATAGAATATGATGTAATTATAATAGGAGCAGGTGTTGGGGGACTTTATGCAAGCATGAATATTCCTGCTGATAAAAAAGTGCTTATAATCAATAAACGTGAAACTTTTAAATGCAACACATTTTATGCACAGGGCGGCGTGGCACTTGCTAGGAATAAGAACGACATACCTGCACATATAAAAGACACACTTGCTGCAGGTGACGGACTATGTGATGAAAAAGCTGTTGATGTCTTGAGCAAAAATTCCCGTAAAGCGATTGATGATTTAATACGCCACGGCTTTCATTTTGACACTAATGAAGCAGGAGAACTGCTTTATACAAAAGAGGCAGCACACTCATGTGAACGGATTTTACATGCAGGAGGCGATGCAACAGGAAGATACCTGCATCACTTCTTACTAGAACAGAACTCTCATGCGATGCTCAGTGATGCCAGGGTAGTTGATTTGCTTATAGAGGGCGGTGAGTGCTTCGGTGTGACGGTGCTTGATCATAGAAAACGCAGAAATATTTATGCCAAAAATGTCATTATTGCAAGTGGAGGGGTCGGCTCGCTTTATGAGTACCATACAAATGCGCCGTGTATTAGTGCCGATATGCAGGGACTTTGTGTGATGAAAGGCATAGAACTTGACAGAATGGAAATGCTGCAGTTTCATCCTACTGTGTTTGTAAATTCAAACAATGCGCAAAAAATGCTTTTAACAGAAGCTCTGCGCGGTGAGGGTGCTACTATTGAAGATGAAGCGGGTCGAAGATTTCTTTTTGATTATGATGAACGCGGAGAACTTGCTTCGCGTGATATTGTCAGCAAGGCAATATATAAATACAAGAAAAAAACGGGAATGCATGTGTATCTTAATTGTGAAAATTTTGAAGAAGAGTATTTTAAACACAGGTTTCCAAACATATATAAAAATTTAAAAGAACTCGGATTTAATGTCCCGACTCAAAGAGTGCCGATTTCACCGGCTTTTCATTATGCTATAGGAGGCATTCGAACAGATTTGAATGCAAGAGTACCCAATGTGAAAAATTTGTATGCCGTCGGCGAAGTTGCTTCAACAAGAGTACATGGTGCAAACAGACTAGCGTCAAATTCACTCCTTGAAGGTTTGGTGTTTGCTAAAAGAGCAGCTGATGATATATTGAAAAATATAGATGAAATTAAATGCTTTAAAGAGTTTACGCTCAAAGATGAAGTGATGAGCTTAAAAGATGATAAAGTGAAAAAAGATCAACTAAGACGAATCATGTGGGAAAATGTTTCCATTATCCGAACAAAAAGCGGATTAAATGATGCTTTGTCGACAATTAATGCACTTTTAAATGAAAATATTGGTAAACTACTGAAATTTCGTTTACTGACGGCAAAAGAGATAGTAATATCTGCATTAAACAGGAGTGAATCTATAGGGGTTCACACAATACAAGAGGAGAATTAA